DNA from Colletotrichum higginsianum IMI 349063 chromosome 7 map unlocalized unitig_7, whole genome shotgun sequence:
GCAGCTACTCGCGACGGCTGACCAGTGGTTCTTGGGCCCCCAAAGAGGGGACAGCTGGGTTCCTTGTGTCGAATACGATCAAGGATGCGAATCATGCGCTTAGGGTAGCGAACAGCTTGGGGGTCAGGATGCCGGCGCTCGACATCGCGACCAACAATATGCTAAGTGCGAGAGCATACGGGGGCGAGAATCTCGATGGGGCCGCGCTCTATGGGACGCTCAGGTCGCAGGCCGGACTCCCATTTTGGTCGGAGAATAGCCGACAAGGGTGAATAAACTCCGACGGACCGCTCAAACGTTGTAAGGCGGTCGGTCCCTGGTTCAAAAGGATTGGGCGAGGTAATTTAAAGACTTTTAACAGCTCGCTGATGGATCGAATCTTGTCACTTTGGATCAAAACTCAAGCGGAGGTCGCCCGACGTACTACCCAGGTCCCATGCGCCCTGTGCTTTTTGACTTCAATGATCTTCTGATGTGCTGGAAAAGCCAAACCAGGTACAGATGCAGAAACAAGATGGCTTGTGCACGATTTAACTCCCGAGGTTCATTAGCATACCAGTGCCGTTCCCTTAGTTGAAACTCATATCCGGGAGCTTATAAGCTAGGTTCTACCGAGAAACTTTGCAGAACTGTCTCTCGTTCCTTTGTAGTACTAGTGTAGAGCATGCAGCCTTCTCTGCGGATTCACATGTTTTTATGGTCAAGTATCTGACTACATTGTAGTTGTAGTTACGGAGTGAAGGTGATGCATGCAACCTCATATCTTTTCGATCGTCGAGCAGAGACGGTGGCCAGAACCATCTTATGGAAAGCGCGTTTTTCTAGGACTGAGATAGCCTTGTGAGGTTTTGAAACAATCAAGAAGGTGAATTTCATCCAGTTTAGTACTACATTCGACCTAGGCAGTCACAGACGAGCTTGACTCGGTCCATTTCGAATCTTATTCTTCATCATTCGGCCCAGTTTCAGAGCAAGGTAAAGAAATGCGTAGTAGGTGACGCAGGCCAAGCTGAACCATCTGACCAAGTGTTGATAGCTAGCGTCTGAAAGTAGATTGAGATTGCAACGCCACTCCCAATACAGCAGTAGCCGGTCATAAAATCACAACTAAGCAAGGCGTTAACCACGTTGGTTTGTCAAAAAATCGGGGACTCTGGTGCTTGTATCACTCAGGACCGGAACAAAGATACCGCGGCAGCATTCCCACTTATTGTAGaggccatcggcgtcatcgaGAGACGTGAGTGAGATCGCCGACATCATGTGTTCTGGGCATTAGCCCCCATGAACTTATCCCGAGCTGGCATTGATAATGCACATAGACTGGTTTACTCCGACCAGCGATGCTCGGTTGTGTTGTACAGATTATTGAAAGCTAAGCCCGAAGCTTCTCGGCCCGGACTCTTCAACCACCGGGTCCCGCTCCGGATCAGGCCGAGATACTCAACATACGCGGCCCAATCACCTGCTTTTGCACGCACTCATTGAACAAAATCGGGTTGCAAATTGCAAGAACGCTGCCGTTCCAGGAAACGATTGAAGGAAACAGGCTGGTCTGGACCATTCGCCATTTTTAAGACTCATTGCGGGATCGGGACTAACCGGTACCTATAAGTACAGGCCAATCTCTCTCACAAAGTTGCCAAGATGCTATACCAAGCATACCAAGCAACCGCTAGCCCGCACCCTTTGGCTCTGCCGTTGCAACCTAGCCCCCATCCCAAATCACGTCTTTTCCTTGGTATATcgcatcatcgtcgtccctGGCGCGTGTATATGTGCTCGTTGCCTGCCAACTTGAACACGTTTTCCCGAAAATGACTGGCTGGCTTGCGAACGGCAAAGGCAGAGCACTGCCACAGCCAAGGACTTACCAAGAGCTTGGGTCGAGATAAGGGAATGGTGCCATTGGGTCTCGGCCGGCATCCTGCGAGAACGACGCGCAAGCAGAGGTCCGGCTTCACGAACGAAAAAGAAGCTCCAGACCATTGAGATTGCTGAAGGCTTGGCTATTTCTTGTCCTAGCACGTAGGTGTGATCGTCCTTTGCCTTCTCGGTGCAAAGGGAGGAAAGCTCGCGCAGAGATACTATCGTAGCCGACGTCCCTGGCTCGGCGTGCAGCCAGCTTCAGAAATCACGTCAGGCTGGGCGAGAAGGAAAGAGTTTTTCTCGCTTCATAGCCGAGTTCTCGCGGTGCGAAAATGGCTCCTTTAAAACTCCTCAACCTCTCTCGGGCTCTGGCGAAAACGGCCTCTCTGTCAAGGCCAAGTCAACACTCCAGGTCCCTTGTGAGAATTCTGCCCAAAATatgacggagaagaaggaaatcGAGAGATCGGCCTCTCCGCCATCGGACTCGGATGGCAAGCAGGACACCAGCGACATTGTGAAAATCGAGCcgaccgacgaggagctcgagcagACAAAGAACCGAATCCTTCGCGAACAAGCCGAACTCCGCCAACAAGATGCCCCCATCATCCCGattctctccttcttcaagAAACGAAGCGGCTACGATCCGAAAGCCATCGCGACGCAGCCTTCGGTGTACGACAACCCCGCGACCGCCAAGTTCTTCCAACCGCACCCGCGCTATGAGAACTTACACCGCTTCGACCCCACCTTCCGCTGGACTTGGGAAGAAGAGCTTCCCCTGATAACCAGGATGGACTTTCGGATAACCCTGTGGGCTTGCATTGGTATGTGTTTATCTCTGTGCCTTTTCGCCTTTGATATAGGCACTCTTCCCAGCTGTCAAcgcctgcctgtctgcctTAACCCTGGCAGGCGACAAGACAAGAACAACACCATTACACCGAATATCACGAACCACCCACCTGTAATAAATACTGCCAACAGATTACTAACTCGTTTCTCTGTAGCATTCTTTGCTCTTGATCTTCCTCGAGGCAACCTAAGCCAGGCAAACTCGGCATCCTTCCTCCAGAGTTTGGGCATGGACACCAACGACTACAACCTGGGAAACACCGTCTTCCAGATATCCTTCTTGTGCGCTGAACTACCGTCGCAAATGGTAAGTAAGAAACTGGGCCCGGACCGGTGGATACCTTTCCTCATGTGCTCTTGGAGCATCGTGTCCGGGTGCCAGTTCTGGCTCAGCGGAAGGACATCTTTCCTTGTCTGTCGTGCCCTCTTGGGCGTGCTTCAGGGAGGCTTCATCCCGGACATTGTGCTCTACCTCACGTACTTCTTCAAGTCCACGGAGCTACCTTTCCGGCTGGCCATGTTCTGGACTGTTCGGCGTATCACGGACATCGTCGCTCCGCTGCTTGCCGTAGGGGTCCTTCGGATGaacggcatcgccggccgCGAGGGATTTAGCTGGCTGTTTTTGATTGAAGGAATCATCACCTTGTCCATCAGCATCTGGTCTTGGTTTGCCATGGCTGCCTCGCCAACCCAGACCAAAGCGTGGTGGCGTCCCAAGGGTTGGTTCACCG
Protein-coding regions in this window:
- a CDS encoding Major facilitator superfamily transporter, with the translated sequence MTEKKEIERSASPPSDSDGKQDTSDIVKIEPTDEELEQTKNRILREQAELRQQDAPIIPILSFFKKRSGYDPKAIATQPSVYDNPATAKFFQPHPRYENLHRFDPTFRWTWEEELPLITRMDFRITLWACIAFFALDLPRGNLSQANSASFLQSLGMDTNDYNLGNTVFQISFLCAELPSQMVSKKLGPDRWIPFLMCSWSIVSGCQFWLSGRTSFLVCRALLGVLQGGFIPDIVLYLTYFFKSTELPFRLAMFWTVRRITDIVAPLLAVGVLRMNGIAGREGFSWLFLIEGIITLSISIWSWFAMAASPTQTKAWWRPKGWFTEHEEKILVNRILRDDPSKSDMHNRQAITPKLLLKSLADYELWPIYIFGLLWEIPAGPPDQYLTLTLRELGFDSQNTNLLSIPPQFLGAICMLIMTYLSEIWDTRALFGAFTQLWYLPNLVAMAVLPSNTSPWAQYAVVTVLLSYPSPHAMHVSWASRNSHSVRTRAVSAALYNMMVQLARVIYSNIYREDDRPEYRRGNRVLIGICCMNICVYLLAKLFYMWCNKKREKEWNAMTEEQQIHYLETTKDKGSARKDIRFKH